A window of Rufibacter sp. LB8 contains these coding sequences:
- a CDS encoding family 43 glycosylhydrolase — MMQKKFLYSLLVGVLFTVGCSSSDEDDHTISTPPPPPPVPAETTFSNPLMTSGADPWVVKSGNFYYYTHTLGNRVGIYKTQHMSQLSKAPLTTAWLPPTSGAYSKNIWAPELHQINGKWYVYFAADDGNDANHRMYVIENASPDPTAGSWTFKGKIAPTTDRWAIDGTILEHGGQMYFVWSGWEGTNNPGVQQIYIAKMTNPWTLEGDRVMISRPTQNWEMNGLVNEGPEVLKNAAGKVFLIYSASGCWTDDYALGRLTLRDNGNPMNPDDWIKAPTPVLKTNANNNAFGPGHNGFFKSPDGTEDWIIYHANSFSGEGCGAARSPRMQKFTWNTDGTPNFGEPVKTNTRITRPSGEVQ; from the coding sequence ATGATGCAAAAAAAGTTTTTATACAGCCTCTTGGTGGGGGTGTTGTTTACGGTGGGCTGTTCGTCTTCAGACGAGGACGACCACACCATTTCCACGCCGCCGCCTCCGCCGCCTGTCCCCGCAGAGACCACGTTTTCTAACCCGCTCATGACCAGCGGCGCTGACCCGTGGGTGGTAAAAAGCGGCAATTTCTATTATTACACGCACACGCTGGGCAACCGGGTGGGCATTTACAAAACGCAGCACATGAGCCAGCTGTCCAAGGCGCCACTCACCACCGCCTGGCTGCCCCCGACCTCCGGGGCATACTCCAAGAACATCTGGGCACCTGAGCTGCACCAGATCAACGGGAAATGGTATGTGTACTTCGCCGCCGATGACGGGAATGACGCCAACCACCGCATGTACGTAATTGAGAATGCATCACCAGACCCAACCGCGGGTTCCTGGACGTTCAAAGGCAAAATTGCGCCTACCACAGACCGTTGGGCCATTGACGGCACCATTCTGGAGCACGGCGGGCAAATGTATTTTGTGTGGTCTGGCTGGGAAGGCACCAACAACCCGGGCGTGCAGCAAATCTACATCGCCAAGATGACCAACCCCTGGACCCTGGAGGGAGACCGCGTCATGATTTCCAGACCTACGCAGAACTGGGAGATGAACGGTCTGGTGAATGAAGGCCCGGAAGTGCTCAAAAACGCCGCCGGCAAAGTCTTTTTGATTTATTCCGCCAGCGGTTGCTGGACCGATGATTACGCCCTTGGCCGCCTGACCCTGCGTGACAACGGCAACCCCATGAACCCCGACGACTGGATTAAAGCGCCCACGCCCGTGCTCAAGACCAATGCCAACAACAACGCCTTCGGGCCGGGGCACAACGGGTTCTTCAAATCACCGGACGGCACTGAGGACTGGATTATCTACCACGCCAACTCGTTCAGCGGCGAAGGCTGTGGCGCGGCCAGAAGCCCCCGCATGCAGAAATTCACCTGGAACACAGACGGCACGCCCAACTTCGGGGAACCCGTGAAAACCAACACCAGAATTACCCGTCCTTCCGGCGAAGTGCAATAA